DNA from Cotesia glomerata isolate CgM1 linkage group LG10, MPM_Cglom_v2.3, whole genome shotgun sequence:
TCGTcgacaaataattaaatctggAGTTACTAATGGAGTTTCTTCACCTTCAGTATCACCACCAACACCATCGACAATTACTGGATCTGAAAAATCTGTTGAAAGTGCTGCTGTTAGATTGGGTCACACCCGTTGTCCAAGTACCACTTCAATGCAGAGTGCATCTTCTGTTATTTCGAGTTTGAGCTCTAGCGATTCCGATTCTGACATGGGAGTTGAAAATGATTCGGGACTGGAGAGTGAAGATCAGCCAGACAGATTGGCTAATCAAGCTGCTGAAAACTTTCGACGTCATTTACGTGGTCTCCATCGCAGTATCAAGCGTATGACCCAAGCTGCTGAATATCTCGCACTTAGATATCAAGCTGATGTTGGTGGGcccgtttaattttatttcacccaaaatttatttaaaaatacattagataataacaacaaaaacaaaatcatCTGTCA
Protein-coding regions in this window:
- the LOC123272640 gene encoding mid1-interacting protein 1, giving the protein MINYSSDLSTSVENNRTQMRRITWNDEAEFSNASILNSMEKFVKAVNEMDETILVPSRLLDLAVGDAGDTVCQKGKSTIKDTMPNTDLYRLYTIVNTLKVELLWSQKSSIEAQDEETEEEETNRRQIIKSGVTNGVSSPSVSPPTPSTITGSEKSVESAAVRLGHTRCPSTTSMQSASSVISSLSSSDSDSDMGVENDSGLESEDQPDRLANQAAENFRRHLRGLHRSIKRMTQAAEYLALRYQADVGGPV